In Candidatus Methylomirabilota bacterium, one genomic interval encodes:
- a CDS encoding ABC transporter permease has protein sequence MAIATAPGRTYDELAAIELRRGRALWIVVKRKPLGMASAALILLLVFTAIFADVLAPYDPLAAQPEIRLAPPSWAHPFGTDDIGRDVLSRVIYGSRISLWVGLLAVGIGTFAGTLIGLVCGYWEGRLDLLLQRLMDA, from the coding sequence ATGGCCATCGCCACCGCGCCCGGAAGGACCTACGATGAGCTGGCCGCCATCGAGCTGCGTCGGGGGCGAGCCCTCTGGATCGTGGTCAAGCGCAAGCCGCTGGGAATGGCCTCGGCCGCCCTCATCCTCCTCCTCGTCTTCACGGCGATCTTCGCCGATGTCCTGGCGCCCTACGATCCCCTCGCGGCCCAGCCGGAGATCCGGCTGGCTCCTCCCAGCTGGGCGCATCCATTCGGCACCGACGATATCGGTCGCGATGTTCTCAGCCGCGTCATCTACGGCAGCCGCATCTCGCTCTGGGTGGGGCTGCTCGCCGTGGGCATCGGCACGTTCGCGGGCACCCTCATCGGCCTCGTCTGCGGCTACTGGGAAGGGCGCCTCGATCTCCTGCTCCAGCGCCTCATGGACGCG
- a CDS encoding ABC transporter permease, translating into MHKYIARRLLLSIPVLLLSSLIVFGLMRVMPGDALTALMGESGNVGPKELEKLRKDLGLDQPYYKQYLIWAWQMVSLNPGYSIFTNEPISVALKKSIPVTLELAALAMILGLCIAIPVGVLSAIRQDKASDYVGRVAAISGLSMPEFWLGTLIITFAAIWFRWMPPLGYASIWDSPWKNLQQFLLPAAVLGFRLSAATMRMTRSTLLEVLREDYVRTAWAKGLGERIIIYKHALKNALIPVITLVGGQFGTLLAGTFVVEIIFALPGMGRLTVEAILFRDYPIVQTNVMLVAITLVTLNLLVDLTYAWLDPRIRYQ; encoded by the coding sequence ATGCACAAATATATAGCCCGCCGGCTTCTGCTCTCGATCCCCGTCCTCCTCCTCTCCTCGCTCATCGTGTTCGGGCTGATGCGGGTGATGCCGGGCGATGCGCTCACCGCCCTCATGGGAGAGTCCGGAAACGTCGGTCCCAAGGAGCTCGAGAAGCTCCGCAAGGACCTGGGGCTCGACCAGCCCTATTACAAGCAGTACCTGATCTGGGCCTGGCAGATGGTGAGCCTCAATCCAGGCTACTCGATCTTCACCAACGAGCCCATCTCGGTCGCCCTGAAGAAATCCATCCCCGTCACCCTGGAGCTGGCCGCCCTGGCCATGATCCTGGGACTGTGCATCGCGATTCCCGTCGGTGTGCTCTCGGCCATCCGCCAGGACAAGGCTTCGGACTATGTCGGGCGAGTGGCCGCCATCTCCGGACTGTCGATGCCGGAATTCTGGCTCGGGACGCTGATCATCACGTTCGCGGCCATCTGGTTTCGCTGGATGCCCCCTCTGGGCTATGCCAGCATCTGGGACTCGCCGTGGAAGAATCTCCAGCAATTCCTGCTGCCCGCGGCCGTGCTCGGGTTCCGCCTCTCGGCGGCCACCATGCGCATGACCCGCTCGACCCTGCTCGAGGTGCTGCGCGAGGACTACGTCCGCACGGCCTGGGCCAAGGGCTTGGGCGAGCGGATCATCATCTACAAGCATGCCCTGAAGAACGCCCTCATCCCCGTCATCACGCTCGTGGGAGGCCAGTTCGGCACCCTGCTCGCCGGCACCTTCGTCGTGGAGATCATCTTCGCCTTGCCGGGCATGGGCCGCCTGACCGTCGAGGCCATCCTGTTCCGCGACTATCCGATCGTGCAGACCAACGTGATGCTGGTGGCCATCACCCTGGTCACGCTGAACCTGCTGGTCGACCTGACCTACGCGTGGCTCGACCCGCGGATTCGCTACCAGTGA
- a CDS encoding C1 family peptidase yields MATKKRRQATTAKAAKTAKKARKKGKTETVKRICNLVPSKGTEKDWKYEDAVAAGALGAVAALPPSVDLRQPWWTVGDQGQTGSCVGWASADGVVRYHMVAAGKLKKSQLLSPRYVWMASKETDEYTLRPESFVEEAGTSLKGAMDVCRKFGVATLAMLPFRITTLMYTGGENAFYAAAAQLRVASYFNLRKNLNQWQSWLAAHGPILAGLNVDQTWDNATSTKGNLDTYLPKTARGGHAIAIVGYTTTGRFIVRNSWGSAWGDNGFAYASPAYITGAFFDESYGVTI; encoded by the coding sequence ATGGCGACCAAGAAGAGACGGCAGGCGACGACGGCCAAGGCCGCGAAGACGGCGAAGAAGGCTCGGAAGAAGGGGAAGACCGAAACGGTCAAGCGCATCTGCAACCTGGTGCCCTCGAAGGGGACGGAGAAGGATTGGAAATACGAAGACGCGGTGGCCGCGGGCGCCCTGGGGGCAGTGGCGGCCTTACCCCCCTCTGTCGATCTCCGCCAGCCCTGGTGGACGGTCGGCGATCAGGGCCAGACCGGCTCCTGCGTGGGCTGGGCCTCCGCGGACGGCGTCGTGCGCTATCACATGGTCGCCGCGGGCAAGCTCAAGAAATCCCAGCTCCTCTCGCCCCGATATGTCTGGATGGCCTCCAAGGAGACGGACGAGTACACACTGAGGCCGGAGAGCTTCGTCGAGGAAGCCGGCACCTCGCTCAAGGGCGCCATGGACGTGTGCCGCAAGTTCGGAGTGGCCACCCTCGCCATGCTCCCGTTCCGGATCACCACCTTGATGTACACGGGCGGCGAGAATGCCTTCTACGCCGCGGCCGCCCAGCTCCGAGTCGCCTCCTATTTCAATCTGCGCAAGAATCTCAATCAGTGGCAGTCCTGGCTGGCCGCCCACGGGCCCATCCTGGCCGGGCTCAACGTGGACCAGACCTGGGACAACGCGACGAGCACGAAGGGGAATCTGGACACGTACCTGCCCAAGACGGCGCGGGGCGGTCATGCCATCGCCATCGTGGGGTACACGACGACGGGGCGGTTCATCGTCCGCAATAGCTGGGGCTCGGCCTGGGGAGACAACGGCTTCGCCTATGCATCGCCCGCCTATATCACGGGGGCATTCTTCGACGAGTCCTACGGCGTGACGATCTGA
- a CDS encoding ABC transporter ATP-binding protein — translation MPGIRIRGLHKRYGDVAAVDGLDLDVKPGELVALLGPSGCGKTTTLRVVAGFLKPDAGEVWVGDRCLSSPATVIPPERRRMGMIFQSYALWPHMTVAQNVGYGLRFLKDGRRGVARGERDGKVTEMLRVVQLAGYEGRYPGELSGGQQQRVAVARALVVEPEILLLDEPLSNLDASLREEMRFEIRRLHETFGITTLYVTHDQGEAMVISDRVAVLDEGRVAQIGTAEELFERPRTRFVAEFIGKTNLIEGIAERSDTFVRGKLRLRVVEANLTPGPVVLSIRPHQITLAPFSLAAPSSPGESVLRATVLRASYLGDAVDYQVQLDDGDLVLRVAGSITRRFRPGEAVAVTVLSCSTIRL, via the coding sequence GTGCCCGGGATACGGATCAGAGGGCTCCACAAGCGCTACGGCGATGTCGCCGCCGTCGATGGTCTCGACCTCGACGTGAAGCCTGGCGAGCTGGTGGCCCTGCTCGGGCCCTCGGGATGCGGCAAGACGACCACCCTCCGGGTGGTGGCCGGCTTTCTCAAGCCGGACGCGGGCGAGGTCTGGGTGGGGGACCGCTGTCTTTCCTCCCCGGCCACGGTCATCCCCCCCGAGCGGCGGCGAATGGGCATGATCTTCCAGAGCTACGCGCTGTGGCCGCACATGACGGTGGCCCAGAACGTGGGATACGGGCTCCGCTTTCTCAAGGATGGACGGCGGGGGGTGGCGCGCGGCGAGCGCGACGGCAAGGTGACGGAGATGCTTCGCGTGGTCCAGCTCGCGGGCTACGAGGGGCGCTATCCCGGCGAGCTGTCGGGCGGCCAGCAGCAGCGTGTGGCGGTGGCGCGGGCCCTCGTCGTCGAGCCCGAGATTCTCCTGCTCGACGAGCCCCTCAGCAATCTCGACGCGAGCCTTCGCGAGGAGATGCGCTTCGAGATCCGGCGACTCCACGAGACCTTCGGGATCACCACGCTCTACGTGACGCATGACCAGGGCGAGGCCATGGTCATCTCGGACCGGGTGGCCGTGCTCGACGAGGGGCGCGTTGCGCAGATCGGCACCGCCGAGGAGCTCTTCGAGCGCCCCCGCACGCGCTTCGTCGCCGAGTTCATCGGCAAGACGAACCTGATCGAGGGGATCGCCGAGCGCTCGGACACGTTCGTCCGCGGAAAGCTACGCCTGCGCGTGGTCGAGGCCAACCTCACGCCGGGACCCGTGGTGCTCTCCATCCGCCCCCATCAGATCACCCTCGCCCCCTTCTCGCTGGCCGCGCCGTCGAGCCCCGGGGAGAGCGTGCTCCGCGCCACCGTGCTTCGCGCGAGCTATCTCGGCGATGCCGTGGACTACCAGGTGCAGCTCGACGACGGCGATCTCGTCCTGCGCGTGGCCGGGTCCATCACCCGCCGATTCCGGCCCGGGGAAGCCGTGGCCGTGACCGTGCTCAGCTGCTCCACGATCAGGCTCTGA
- a CDS encoding iron ABC transporter permease yields the protein MPRELTAPLRPRPSRLEGLDRAAPVWIVAAAALLLLMLLPLAWLGYLSVSGERGFTLAHYARVFTDPRFQKALWNTVVLAFWSGLLSLALGAPMAWLTARTDLPGKRIIRGLTLASFVTPPFLGAFAWVMLAGPNAGYLNKLYRGLTGAEEPLLNIFSMPGLIFVVALYTFPYVYIMIVNTLELIASDLEEAASILGANRLWVAVTVTLPMVAPAILSGFILSVLQALALFGSPAILALPAGFHTITTQIWALFQYPPKVEMAAAFSVPLLLATALLLFLQKRLLGRRGYAAVGGKGAQRRQIPLGLWRQPALLACLAVMACAIFLPYGILAKAAFSRAWAQPLTWDNLTLGNWSFTFLSISTQTAIVNTLELGILTACVGAGLAALLAYITNRQLIVGHQVLGFLALAPVVIPGVVLAVGLFIAYTRPPFLLYGTLWILFLAYLTKEMPVGYSQSDATFRGIHPELEEAGRILGAGRLRVLREITAPLARSGIIATWCFIFIGVIRELSASILLFTPNTKVMSVVIFDLKEEGQFGAIAVLGLFMLAVTFVTVVLMQTVLGRDVLGARPSGGAG from the coding sequence ATGCCGCGCGAGCTCACGGCCCCCCTCCGGCCCCGGCCCTCGAGGCTCGAAGGGCTGGACCGCGCCGCGCCGGTATGGATCGTGGCCGCGGCCGCGCTCCTCCTCCTGATGCTCCTCCCCCTCGCCTGGCTCGGCTATCTGAGCGTGAGCGGCGAGCGCGGCTTCACCCTCGCTCACTACGCCCGCGTCTTCACCGATCCCCGCTTCCAGAAGGCCCTGTGGAATACCGTCGTCCTGGCCTTCTGGTCCGGGCTGCTCTCCCTCGCCCTCGGCGCGCCCATGGCCTGGCTCACCGCGCGCACAGACCTCCCGGGCAAGCGCATCATCCGGGGCCTCACCCTGGCCTCCTTCGTGACGCCGCCTTTCCTGGGCGCCTTCGCCTGGGTCATGCTCGCGGGCCCCAATGCCGGCTACCTCAACAAGCTCTATCGCGGGCTCACGGGCGCCGAGGAGCCGCTCCTCAATATCTTTTCCATGCCGGGGCTGATCTTCGTGGTCGCCCTCTACACCTTTCCCTATGTCTACATCATGATCGTCAACACGCTCGAGCTGATCGCCTCCGATCTCGAGGAGGCCGCGTCCATCCTGGGCGCGAACCGGCTCTGGGTCGCCGTGACGGTGACGCTGCCCATGGTCGCCCCCGCCATCTTGAGCGGCTTCATCCTGTCCGTCCTCCAGGCACTGGCCCTCTTCGGATCTCCCGCCATCCTCGCCCTGCCCGCGGGCTTTCACACGATCACCACGCAGATCTGGGCGCTCTTTCAGTACCCGCCCAAGGTCGAGATGGCCGCGGCGTTCTCCGTGCCCCTGCTTCTGGCCACCGCCCTCCTGCTCTTTCTCCAGAAGCGGCTGCTCGGACGGCGCGGCTATGCCGCGGTGGGGGGCAAAGGGGCGCAGCGCCGCCAGATCCCTCTCGGCCTCTGGCGTCAGCCCGCCCTCCTCGCCTGCCTCGCCGTCATGGCCTGCGCGATCTTCCTGCCCTACGGAATCCTGGCCAAGGCGGCCTTTTCCCGCGCGTGGGCCCAGCCGCTGACCTGGGACAATCTCACGCTGGGGAACTGGTCGTTCACCTTCCTCTCCATCTCGACGCAGACGGCCATCGTCAACACGCTCGAGCTGGGCATCCTCACGGCCTGCGTGGGCGCGGGGCTGGCCGCGCTCCTCGCCTATATCACCAACCGCCAGCTCATCGTGGGCCACCAGGTCCTGGGCTTCCTCGCCCTGGCACCCGTGGTCATCCCCGGCGTGGTGCTCGCCGTCGGGCTCTTCATCGCCTACACGCGGCCTCCCTTCCTGCTCTACGGCACCCTGTGGATCCTCTTCTTGGCCTATCTCACCAAGGAGATGCCCGTCGGCTACTCGCAGTCCGATGCGACGTTCCGCGGCATCCACCCGGAGCTGGAAGAGGCGGGACGCATTCTCGGAGCGGGGCGGCTCCGGGTGCTCCGGGAGATCACCGCGCCGCTCGCGCGAAGCGGCATCATCGCGACCTGGTGCTTCATCTTCATCGGGGTGATCCGTGAGCTGTCGGCCTCCATCCTCCTCTTCACGCCGAACACCAAGGTCATGTCCGTGGTCATCTTCGACCTCAAAGAAGAGGGCCAGTTCGGGGCCATCGCCGTCCTCGGTCTCTTCATGCTCGCCGTCACCTTCGTCACCGTCGTCCTCATGCAGACGGTCCTCGGGCGCGATGTGCTGGGCGCGCGGCCGTCCGGCGGGGCGGGGTAG
- a CDS encoding extracellular solute-binding protein, giving the protein MRVVRLRQRSVAPILLCLAVLAAPAPAAAQDARVEAAKKEGKVVWYTSLALTSAEKVAKLFEAAYPGIKVEVQRTGSQRILQRVMQELQANIKNVDVIHTSDAGHYVFLKDKKLLMKYTPAGVDRFASSFKDKDGYHYGLRATVNVIAYNTKAVSAAEAPRTWKDLLDPKWKGKLVTAHPGYSGVIATHVLALVHLHGWDYFKQLAQSKPMLVQSAVDPSGVVASGERTVAVNGGDYTFYQIKKKGNPVEIVFPKEGVPLVISPTAIATFAPHPNAARLFTDFIFSREVQQVLADTEGLYTGHPEVTYPADRPKLSELKLLLVDPEELEKRNEEIKTRFVEFFGA; this is encoded by the coding sequence ATGCGCGTGGTTCGTCTGCGGCAACGCTCGGTGGCGCCCATCCTGCTCTGTCTGGCCGTCCTCGCCGCTCCCGCTCCTGCCGCGGCCCAAGACGCGCGGGTGGAGGCCGCCAAGAAAGAGGGCAAGGTGGTCTGGTACACCTCTCTCGCGCTCACCAGCGCGGAGAAGGTGGCCAAGCTCTTCGAGGCGGCCTATCCGGGGATCAAGGTCGAGGTGCAGCGCACGGGCTCGCAGCGCATCCTCCAGCGGGTGATGCAGGAGCTGCAGGCCAATATCAAAAACGTCGACGTGATCCATACCTCCGACGCCGGTCACTACGTCTTCTTGAAGGACAAGAAGCTCCTGATGAAATACACGCCGGCCGGCGTCGACCGCTTTGCCTCGAGCTTCAAGGACAAGGACGGCTACCATTACGGCCTGCGCGCCACCGTCAATGTCATCGCGTACAACACGAAGGCCGTGTCGGCAGCGGAGGCGCCCCGGACATGGAAGGACCTGCTCGATCCGAAGTGGAAAGGCAAGCTGGTGACGGCGCATCCGGGCTATAGCGGCGTGATCGCCACCCATGTGCTCGCCCTCGTGCACCTCCACGGCTGGGACTACTTCAAGCAGCTCGCTCAGAGCAAGCCCATGCTCGTGCAGTCGGCGGTGGATCCCTCCGGCGTGGTCGCCTCCGGCGAGCGGACGGTGGCCGTGAACGGGGGCGACTACACGTTCTACCAGATCAAGAAGAAGGGAAACCCGGTGGAGATCGTCTTCCCCAAGGAAGGCGTGCCCCTCGTCATCTCGCCCACCGCCATCGCTACCTTCGCGCCGCATCCGAACGCGGCACGGCTCTTCACCGACTTCATCTTCAGCCGCGAGGTCCAGCAGGTCCTCGCCGACACCGAAGGCCTCTACACCGGCCATCCCGAGGTCACGTACCCGGCCGACCGGCCCAAGCTCAGCGAGCTCAAGCTCCTCCTCGTCGATCCCGAGGAGCTGGAGAAGCGCAACGAGGAGATCAAGACGCGCTTCGTGGAGTTCTTCGGGGCCTGA
- a CDS encoding MmgE/PrpD family protein, whose product MPHSSVARRYARFTLGLALDDVPAPVVAKAKQLVLDIIGSCLASSPEEFGRAVLRAAEGLGGPPESTLMGGGSRVGASHAVLANGTLAHGLDFDDTREDAIVHTGSVAVTTALAVGEAQKASGRATLEAAIAGVEVMCRVGLAVPGRFHARHYHPTSLAGSFAAAAVAGRLRGLTEDQLVSALGICGSQAGGIIEYLADGSWTKRLHPGWAAHAGVVATLLAQSGFTGPETVFEGTHGFYQAFAGGHDDARLEELLGTLGRAWELEELTFKPYPCGSIAQPYMDCALRLRQQHHIRPEQIAHIRCRTAEGPLPRLWEPLAAKHRPPNGYAAKFSLPYLIGVILVKGRAGLAEFTDEAAGDEAVLGVASRVSYEVDPSIDYPRQFIGHVAIHLHDGRVLEERQDRPRGGPDLPMSQEEIEAKFRGNATLALSDERASRIIETVAGFEKLERIDTLMKSLIA is encoded by the coding sequence GTGCCGCACTCATCCGTCGCTCGACGCTACGCGCGCTTCACCCTCGGCCTGGCCTTGGATGATGTCCCCGCCCCGGTCGTCGCCAAGGCAAAGCAGCTCGTCCTCGACATCATCGGCAGCTGCCTGGCCTCTTCTCCCGAGGAGTTCGGGCGCGCGGTCCTCCGGGCCGCCGAGGGTCTGGGCGGGCCACCCGAGAGCACGCTCATGGGCGGCGGATCCCGGGTGGGCGCTTCCCATGCCGTGCTCGCCAATGGCACCCTCGCCCACGGCCTCGACTTCGACGACACGCGCGAGGATGCGATCGTCCACACGGGCTCGGTGGCCGTGACCACGGCGCTGGCCGTGGGCGAGGCGCAGAAAGCCTCCGGCCGCGCCACTCTCGAGGCGGCCATCGCGGGGGTCGAGGTGATGTGCCGGGTGGGGCTGGCCGTGCCCGGCCGCTTTCACGCCCGCCACTATCATCCGACCTCTCTCGCGGGAAGCTTCGCGGCGGCCGCCGTCGCGGGCCGCCTGCGCGGCCTCACGGAGGACCAGCTCGTCTCCGCTCTGGGGATCTGCGGAAGCCAGGCGGGCGGAATCATCGAATACCTGGCGGATGGCTCATGGACCAAGCGGCTTCATCCGGGCTGGGCCGCCCATGCTGGGGTCGTGGCCACGCTGCTCGCGCAGTCCGGCTTTACGGGGCCGGAGACGGTCTTCGAGGGCACGCACGGCTTTTACCAGGCCTTCGCGGGTGGACATGACGACGCGCGTCTGGAGGAGTTGCTCGGCACCCTCGGTCGCGCCTGGGAGCTCGAGGAGCTGACCTTCAAACCCTACCCCTGTGGGTCCATCGCGCAACCGTACATGGACTGCGCGCTCCGGTTGCGCCAGCAGCACCACATCCGGCCCGAGCAGATCGCCCACATCCGCTGCCGCACCGCCGAGGGACCGCTGCCTCGCCTCTGGGAGCCATTGGCCGCGAAGCACAGACCGCCAAACGGCTATGCGGCGAAGTTCAGCCTGCCCTACTTGATCGGCGTCATCCTCGTCAAGGGCCGAGCGGGGCTGGCCGAGTTCACGGACGAGGCGGCGGGAGACGAAGCGGTGCTCGGCGTGGCGTCACGTGTATCGTACGAAGTCGATCCGAGCATCGACTACCCGCGTCAGTTCATCGGCCACGTCGCGATCCACCTCCATGACGGGCGGGTGCTCGAAGAGCGACAGGATCGCCCACGCGGCGGCCCCGACCTGCCCATGAGCCAGGAGGAGATCGAGGCGAAGTTCCGTGGCAATGCCACGCTTGCCCTCTCCGACGAGCGGGCTTCCCGTATCATCGAGACCGTGGCCGGCTTCGAGAAGCTGGAGCGCATTGACACCCTGATGAAATCTCTCATCGCCTAG
- a CDS encoding cupin domain-containing protein: MLLSVAILLMPALSSGQGATPAGKKPAAGHVVVTPDQLAWKPLIPGVELAVVSGDPDRKGGLYVIRIRAKGEVVVPPHWHVTDEHVTVLEGSFWMAQGERFDASKLHELKVGAHSMVPAGVRHFGRHGAGNVIEVFGVAPFVVKFVNPEDDPSRTKRK, translated from the coding sequence ATGCTCTTGTCTGTTGCGATCTTGCTGATGCCTGCTCTCAGTTCTGGGCAAGGCGCGACGCCCGCCGGCAAGAAACCGGCGGCCGGCCACGTGGTCGTCACGCCAGATCAACTGGCCTGGAAGCCACTCATCCCCGGCGTGGAGTTGGCCGTCGTCTCCGGCGACCCGGATAGGAAGGGCGGCCTGTACGTAATTCGCATCCGTGCCAAGGGAGAGGTCGTCGTGCCACCGCATTGGCATGTGACCGACGAACACGTGACGGTACTGGAGGGTTCCTTCTGGATGGCCCAGGGCGAACGGTTCGATGCGAGTAAGCTGCACGAGTTGAAGGTGGGCGCCCACTCAATGGTCCCGGCGGGCGTCCGACACTTTGGCCGTCACGGCGCTGGAAATGTCATTGAGGTCTTTGGCGTCGCGCCGTTTGTCGTCAAGTTTGTGAATCCGGAAGACGATCCGAGTAGAACCAAAAGGAAATGA
- a CDS encoding peptidase M12, whose amino-acid sequence MVCTPKALPHDKWVAAARTASEINPVNHPPVERLMSAMPEFVPTAERIAVLTTKYWHTKGVRLTVGFLDDPSSALRKRIVTHMNAWAKSANVTFVEAAKDPQVRIARAGGPEGGYWSYLGTDVLHIDRDLPTMNLEGFSMAMPESEFRRVIRHETGHTLGCPHEHMRRELVNLIDPGKAIAYFRSTQGWSAEEVRHQVLTPIEDSSLWGTTHADPNSIMCYQIPGSITKNGKPIIGGVDIDASDYAFLAKVYPKAARPTPKPKPKRKPKRKPKRKPKRKSKVKASRRKRAKTRP is encoded by the coding sequence ATGGTGTGTACGCCCAAGGCGCTGCCCCACGACAAGTGGGTGGCGGCGGCCCGGACCGCGTCGGAGATCAATCCCGTCAATCATCCTCCCGTCGAGCGCCTGATGAGCGCCATGCCGGAGTTCGTGCCCACCGCGGAGCGCATTGCCGTCTTGACCACGAAGTACTGGCACACCAAGGGCGTGCGGTTGACCGTCGGATTCCTCGACGATCCCTCGTCCGCCCTCCGCAAGCGAATCGTGACGCACATGAACGCCTGGGCGAAGAGCGCCAACGTCACGTTCGTGGAAGCGGCGAAGGATCCGCAGGTGCGTATCGCCCGCGCGGGAGGGCCAGAGGGCGGCTACTGGTCGTATCTCGGCACGGACGTCCTTCACATCGACCGGGACCTGCCCACCATGAACCTCGAAGGCTTCTCCATGGCCATGCCGGAGTCCGAGTTTCGTCGCGTCATCCGGCACGAGACGGGTCACACCCTGGGCTGCCCGCATGAGCACATGCGTCGCGAGCTGGTCAACCTGATCGATCCGGGGAAGGCTATCGCCTACTTCAGATCGACGCAGGGCTGGAGCGCCGAGGAGGTCCGTCACCAGGTGCTCACGCCGATCGAGGACTCCTCGCTGTGGGGAACCACTCACGCCGACCCCAATTCGATCATGTGCTACCAGATTCCCGGCTCGATCACGAAGAACGGCAAGCCCATCATCGGGGGCGTGGACATCGACGCGTCGGACTACGCGTTCCTCGCAAAGGTGTACCCCAAGGCCGCCAGACCGACCCCGAAGCCCAAACCGAAACGCAAGCCCAAGCGCAAGCCGAAGAGGAAGCCCAAGCGGAAGAGCAAGGTCAAGGCATCGCGACGGAAGCGCGCGAAGACCCGCCCGTGA
- a CDS encoding MoxR family ATPase translates to MSHSLDLIRRLEANVSRALVGKPEAVRLAVVGLLARGHLLIEDVPGVGKTTLAAALARSIGAGFQRIQFTSDMLPSDVIGVSIWEPTKSEFVFKPGPLFTNIVLADEINRTTPKTQSSLLEAMNEAQVSLDHSTYPLPQPFMVLATQNPREHEGTYPLPESQLDRFLLRIRIGYPGALDEKAVLRGAGSPGLETLVPVLDGREVLELQEEADSVRADESVLDYLMALVEATRTSPLLSLGVSPRGSLALLRAARAHALVDGRDYLVPDDVKRLAVAALAHRVLLKGRTAQGSGVDGEAVLRSIVQDVPVPR, encoded by the coding sequence ATGTCTCACTCGCTCGACCTCATCCGTAGACTCGAGGCCAATGTGAGCCGCGCCCTCGTGGGCAAGCCCGAGGCCGTGCGGCTGGCCGTGGTGGGTCTCCTCGCGCGCGGGCATCTCCTCATCGAGGATGTGCCCGGAGTGGGCAAGACCACACTGGCCGCGGCGCTCGCGCGCTCCATCGGAGCGGGCTTCCAGCGTATCCAGTTCACCTCCGACATGTTGCCCTCGGATGTCATCGGCGTCAGCATCTGGGAGCCGACCAAGAGCGAATTCGTCTTCAAGCCGGGACCGCTCTTCACCAATATCGTCCTGGCCGACGAGATCAACCGCACGACCCCCAAAACGCAGTCGAGCCTGCTCGAAGCCATGAACGAAGCCCAGGTCTCGCTCGATCATTCGACCTACCCCCTGCCGCAGCCTTTCATGGTGCTGGCCACCCAGAATCCGCGCGAGCACGAGGGCACCTATCCCTTGCCCGAGTCGCAGCTCGATAGATTTCTCCTCCGGATCCGCATCGGCTATCCGGGCGCCCTCGACGAGAAGGCCGTGCTGCGCGGCGCCGGATCGCCCGGGCTCGAGACGCTCGTGCCCGTCCTGGACGGCCGCGAAGTGCTGGAGCTCCAGGAGGAGGCCGACAGCGTGCGGGCCGACGAGTCCGTGCTCGACTACCTCATGGCCCTCGTGGAGGCCACCCGTACCTCTCCGCTGCTCTCGCTGGGCGTGAGCCCGCGCGGATCGCTGGCTCTGCTGCGCGCGGCCCGCGCCCATGCCCTGGTCGACGGCCGCGACTACCTCGTGCCCGACGACGTGAAGCGCCTGGCCGTCGCCGCCCTCGCGCACCGTGTCCTCCTCAAAGGACGCACGGCCCAGGGCAGCGGCGTGGACGGCGAGGCGGTGCTGCGATCGATAGTCCAGGACGTGCCCGTTCCGCGCTGA